A window from Aneurinibacillus sp. REN35 encodes these proteins:
- a CDS encoding energy-coupling factor ABC transporter permease codes for MKRKRTLSSIAVVLGFVLYFVWNDPQTAYAMHIMEGFLPVKWAVFWWVLFLPFFLLGVRSLTRITRENPEAKLLLGLVGAFAFVLSALKIPSVTGSSSHPTGVGLGAALFGPLAMTVLGTLVLLFQALLLAHGGLTTLGANAFSMAVVGPFVAYAVYQAIARSTGKQRLAIFMAAALADLTTYLVTSVQLALAFPAASGGFAASFAKFAGIFAVTQVPLAISEGLLTVLVWNWLVAYNGKELMQLQSIRRGA; via the coding sequence ATGAAACGAAAGCGTACGCTATCAAGCATAGCTGTGGTTTTGGGATTTGTGCTGTATTTCGTATGGAATGATCCGCAGACCGCTTATGCTATGCACATTATGGAAGGATTTCTGCCTGTAAAATGGGCCGTATTCTGGTGGGTATTATTTCTGCCCTTTTTCCTGTTGGGTGTTCGGTCATTGACACGGATTACAAGAGAAAACCCAGAGGCGAAGCTTCTGCTTGGTCTGGTAGGTGCTTTTGCTTTTGTTCTATCCGCACTAAAAATTCCTTCTGTAACAGGCAGCAGTTCACATCCGACGGGTGTAGGTCTTGGGGCAGCCTTGTTCGGTCCGCTTGCTATGACGGTACTAGGGACACTTGTTCTTCTGTTCCAAGCTCTTCTTCTCGCGCACGGAGGATTAACTACGCTAGGGGCTAACGCATTCTCTATGGCGGTAGTGGGACCCTTTGTTGCATATGCTGTGTACCAAGCGATCGCTCGTTCTACAGGAAAGCAGCGGCTGGCGATTTTTATGGCAGCCGCATTGGCTGATTTGACGACATATCTTGTAACTTCTGTACAACTGGCGCTTGCTTTTCCAGCGGCAAGCGGTGGCTTTGCGGCATCATTTGCAAAATTTGCAGGGATTTTTGCTGTAACCCAAGTGCCGCTGGCTATTAGTGAAGGATTATTGACGGTGCTTGTATGGAACTGGCTTGTTGCCTATAACGGAAAAGAATTGATGCAATTGCAATCTATTAGACGAGGAGCGTAA
- a CDS encoding energy-coupling factor ABC transporter ATP-binding protein — MDDVSYTYPGSTQPALDGVTLRIPTGARCALIGHNGCGKSTLFLHLNGIYQPERGEMRWKGEPYIYGRTFLSELRRKVGLVFQDPEQQLIASTVAEDLSYGLCNAGLAESEINQRVAHALSRFGLDELHARPVHHLSLGQKKRVALAGVMVMRPELLLLDEPTAYLDCLHTRRLLEELDTIHEEEGTTMLMATHDIDLAYEWADWIFVMDKGRLVLEGVPEDVFAQRDVLASLQVGTPLLFDVWEALAPSLDSVSLTYPRTAAKLRCELKKRRNESKQKMG, encoded by the coding sequence ATGGATGATGTGTCCTATACATATCCGGGAAGCACGCAGCCTGCATTAGACGGGGTAACCCTGCGGATTCCCACGGGAGCCCGCTGTGCGCTAATTGGACATAACGGCTGCGGCAAATCGACACTATTCCTGCATCTGAATGGTATTTATCAACCGGAGCGCGGAGAGATGAGATGGAAGGGCGAGCCCTATATATATGGCCGAACCTTTTTATCAGAACTTAGACGAAAGGTAGGCCTGGTTTTTCAAGACCCGGAACAGCAGTTGATTGCAAGTACCGTTGCAGAAGATCTCTCTTACGGATTGTGCAATGCTGGCCTGGCCGAGAGCGAGATTAATCAAAGAGTAGCACATGCACTGTCGCGTTTTGGCTTAGATGAGCTGCATGCAAGGCCAGTGCATCATTTAAGCTTGGGTCAGAAAAAGCGTGTAGCGTTGGCTGGTGTCATGGTGATGCGGCCGGAACTTCTGCTTCTAGATGAGCCGACGGCGTATCTTGATTGCCTGCATACAAGGCGGCTGCTTGAAGAACTTGATACCATTCACGAAGAAGAGGGGACAACAATGCTCATGGCAACGCATGACATTGATTTGGCCTACGAATGGGCAGATTGGATTTTTGTCATGGACAAAGGGCGTTTGGTATTAGAGGGAGTGCCAGAAGATGTATTTGCGCAGCGTGATGTACTGGCCTCTCTGCAGGTAGGCACGCCGCTTCTGTTCGATGTGTGGGAGGCGCTGGCTCCTTCACTTGACTCTGTTTCACTGACATATCCGCGCACAGCAGCGAAGTTGAGATGTGAATTAAAGAAGAGAAGGAATGAAAGCAAACAAAAAATGGGGTGA
- a CDS encoding response regulator, giving the protein MIKILIADDQTLMREGLRTILDLEDDMQVIGTTENGLEAYEMVAKFQPDIVLMDIKMPVMDGIESTKKIKKDYPATLILILTTFAEDEYIVEGLSNGASGFLLKDMPGDKLIATIRDAAIGQIMLPAVIAAKLAARLSHFSSQAQHTIHTERLKQQGVELSDREKEIAALMLQGMNNRQIAKTLYISEGTVKNYVSMIYAKIGTNERSKAIVYLKDLGVEPK; this is encoded by the coding sequence ATGATCAAAATCCTGATTGCTGACGACCAGACACTTATGAGAGAGGGCCTTAGAACAATACTGGATTTAGAAGACGATATGCAGGTGATCGGCACTACAGAAAACGGCCTCGAAGCCTATGAAATGGTGGCAAAATTTCAACCCGATATTGTCTTGATGGATATTAAGATGCCGGTCATGGATGGCATTGAGAGCACCAAAAAAATTAAAAAAGACTATCCTGCTACCCTTATTCTCATTCTGACGACATTTGCAGAAGATGAGTACATCGTAGAAGGTCTATCCAACGGTGCAAGCGGCTTCTTATTGAAAGATATGCCGGGTGATAAGCTGATTGCAACCATCCGCGACGCGGCCATAGGACAGATCATGCTGCCTGCCGTCATCGCCGCCAAACTGGCGGCACGCCTCTCACACTTCTCCTCTCAAGCACAACATACGATTCATACCGAACGACTTAAGCAGCAAGGAGTCGAATTGTCCGATCGTGAGAAAGAGATTGCGGCTCTTATGCTTCAGGGCATGAACAACCGACAAATCGCTAAAACATTGTATATCAGTGAAGGTACCGTGAAGAATTATGTCAGCATGATCTATGCAAAAATCGGCACGAATGAACGCTCAAAAGCCATTGTGTACTTAAAAGATTTAGGAGTGGAACCGAAGTAA
- the cbiQ gene encoding cobalt ECF transporter T component CbiQ: MKIQLDAIAYTNRLRHIYPAQKVGFGLCMLLFVLLSHTLVHAAVFMWMSAWIVLRAGISGRVYVRLLGAVTLFLMLGLPPLVVEISAAPPTDTVLFQFSAASWHIYGSREGVEKAGMLLIRSLASVSCLYFILLTVPFTELLTVLRRVKVPVLLTDLLLVMYRFVFVFLETAEQLWTAQQARSGSGRFRKKIRDAGFLIVRLFTRTFQRYQQLSIGLAARGFTGDLRVISTASFSGAGRYGVEAVVGFVLLVALEWWTRR; the protein is encoded by the coding sequence ATGAAGATTCAGCTTGATGCCATCGCATATACGAACCGACTTCGTCATATTTATCCGGCGCAAAAGGTAGGCTTCGGGCTTTGCATGCTGTTGTTTGTCCTGCTATCACATACGTTGGTGCATGCTGCTGTGTTCATGTGGATGAGTGCATGGATTGTCCTTCGTGCCGGTATTTCGGGTCGGGTGTATGTGCGATTGCTTGGGGCAGTGACATTGTTCCTGATGCTCGGCCTGCCTCCGTTGGTGGTGGAGATATCCGCTGCACCACCAACGGACACGGTGTTATTCCAATTTTCTGCCGCCTCCTGGCACATATACGGAAGTAGAGAGGGCGTGGAGAAGGCTGGTATGCTGCTCATTCGTTCGCTGGCTTCGGTATCCTGCCTGTATTTTATCTTGTTGACGGTGCCGTTTACGGAATTGCTTACGGTCCTGCGGCGCGTAAAAGTGCCGGTGCTTCTAACTGATTTGCTGCTTGTTATGTACCGTTTCGTCTTTGTTTTTTTGGAGACGGCAGAACAGTTGTGGACCGCCCAGCAGGCACGGAGCGGGAGCGGAAGATTTCGAAAGAAAATACGGGATGCAGGTTTTCTGATCGTTCGGCTTTTTACCCGTACATTTCAGCGTTACCAGCAGCTTTCTATCGGACTTGCCGCCCGTGGGTTTACCGGCGATTTGCGGGTCATATCTACGGCATCTTTTTCAGGAGCGGGACGCTATGGGGTCGAGGCTGTTGTTGGTTTTGTTTTACTTGTGGCGCTTGAATGGTGGACGAGGAGGTAA
- a CDS encoding sensor histidine kinase: protein MKGNAFAFVILCVCVFLTGCTARSNPPVASFGILDASSWNFAKQGPIELNGEWGLTWGQFTAPSNSLPASTAEMSTISVPSIWNGKQVGGHSLSGKGYATYTISIRFNPADNMSLKALYIPIVFTSYTLYINGAPTASAGTPGMNKHSTKPQDITQVVYFHPRHNQVTLTFHVSNFAHKKGGIWKPILLGDYKQITDLREKRLIFDAALSSSLLIVGVYHVVIYLLRRKNTSALYFSLFCMLIGVRSIISGRDVLLTKLWPDFNWDLALRIEYLAFYLALPFFSMFIRSLYPEDIHSIFIRTVQILSTLFSLITVLTPSTFYTEAIVPFYGVMLASIFYLIGCLVLIVMRRREFALLNASVAVFFLITAINDVLYYNQIVPIGNMTPFGLFLFIFVQSFTISIKSSRAFTEVERISRELKELNNTLEEKVIERTEKLTSSLKEMAAARAEMSALAERNRIAGEIHDIVGHTLTTTVVQIEAGKRLLSKNLPLAIEKLDLSQELVRNGLNEIRRTIHTIKEDETDLNLEEELKQLIHLTEKHAGVNISYSISPLPELHALQKKFLYHALQEGLTNGIRHGQSARFYFTLQEKDGEITFVLEDEGRGCENIVYGFGLQTMERRAHELHGTLSLTSRPQQGLRLTILLPIRIESTS, encoded by the coding sequence ATGAAGGGGAATGCTTTTGCCTTCGTTATTCTTTGTGTGTGCGTATTCCTCACCGGCTGCACAGCCCGGTCCAATCCGCCTGTAGCATCTTTCGGTATTCTCGATGCTTCCAGTTGGAACTTCGCTAAGCAGGGGCCTATTGAACTGAATGGAGAGTGGGGACTTACATGGGGGCAATTTACTGCACCGAGCAACTCACTGCCTGCCTCTACAGCCGAGATGTCCACTATTTCTGTTCCTTCGATATGGAATGGAAAACAGGTTGGGGGACATTCTCTTTCCGGTAAGGGATATGCAACGTACACAATTTCCATCCGCTTTAATCCTGCGGATAATATGTCTCTCAAAGCTCTATACATCCCGATTGTTTTTACATCCTACACGCTTTATATCAATGGAGCACCTACTGCTTCCGCAGGTACTCCCGGCATGAATAAGCACAGTACGAAGCCGCAAGATATAACGCAGGTCGTCTATTTTCATCCGCGACATAACCAGGTGACACTCACCTTTCACGTGTCCAACTTTGCCCATAAAAAGGGTGGCATTTGGAAACCGATTCTTCTCGGGGATTATAAGCAGATCACAGATCTACGGGAGAAGAGACTGATCTTCGATGCAGCTCTCTCATCAAGTCTTCTCATTGTCGGAGTCTATCATGTTGTTATTTATCTATTGCGCCGCAAGAACACATCAGCGCTGTATTTTAGCTTATTCTGCATGCTGATCGGCGTACGCTCCATCATTAGCGGACGTGATGTTCTCCTCACTAAGCTGTGGCCCGACTTCAACTGGGACCTTGCTTTGCGCATTGAATATCTTGCCTTTTACCTTGCTCTTCCGTTTTTTTCAATGTTCATTCGTTCGCTATATCCGGAAGACATTCATTCGATTTTTATTCGCACAGTACAGATCTTATCAACACTTTTCAGTCTGATTACCGTTCTGACACCTTCTACTTTTTATACGGAAGCAATCGTTCCGTTCTATGGAGTTATGCTTGCCAGCATTTTTTATCTTATAGGGTGTCTCGTCCTTATTGTGATGCGAAGAAGAGAATTTGCACTTCTCAATGCATCTGTGGCTGTGTTTTTCCTAATTACGGCGATTAATGACGTATTATACTACAATCAAATCGTCCCCATCGGCAACATGACACCATTCGGATTGTTTTTGTTTATCTTCGTACAATCCTTCACGATCTCAATTAAGTCTTCACGTGCCTTTACTGAAGTGGAGAGAATCTCAAGGGAGTTAAAGGAATTGAATAATACCCTTGAAGAAAAAGTTATAGAACGAACAGAAAAGCTAACGTCCTCACTTAAAGAAATGGCAGCAGCCCGGGCTGAGATGTCCGCCCTTGCAGAGCGGAATCGAATCGCTGGAGAGATTCATGATATTGTAGGACATACCTTAACAACTACCGTCGTGCAGATTGAGGCCGGCAAACGCCTCCTTAGCAAAAACCTCCCGCTTGCGATTGAGAAACTGGACTTATCGCAAGAACTTGTGCGTAATGGATTAAATGAAATCCGCCGCACCATTCATACGATTAAAGAGGACGAGACTGATCTTAATCTTGAGGAAGAATTGAAGCAATTAATCCATCTGACAGAAAAGCATGCAGGCGTGAATATTTCCTATTCGATCTCCCCCTTACCCGAACTCCATGCTTTACAGAAAAAATTTCTGTACCACGCTCTTCAGGAAGGGCTAACGAATGGAATCCGGCACGGACAAAGCGCACGTTTTTATTTTACGCTGCAAGAAAAGGATGGGGAGATCACTTTTGTATTAGAAGATGAGGGGCGCGGATGCGAGAACATCGTATACGGATTTGGTCTTCAAACTATGGAACGCCGTGCTCATGAGCTGCATGGTACGCTATCGCTTACATCCCGGCCGCAGCAAGGCTTACGACTCACCATTTTACTCCCGATAAGAATCGAATCTACATCATAA
- the cobJ gene encoding precorrin-3B C(17)-methyltransferase: MKANKKWGDRMDKKSGKVLIIGFGPGSFEHITQRAREAIEECEIILGYTTYVDLIRGLLREDQTVIQAGMTEEVGRAQEAVRQAEKGKIVGVISSGDAGVYGMAGLVYEVLMEQGWTEKEGIGVEVIPGISAINSCASLLGAPIMHDACTISLSDHLTPWELIARRVEAAGQADFVIALYNPKSGRRTRQIEETQRILLKYRSPDTPVGLVKSAYRERQSVVITDLAHMLDHDIGMLTTVVIGNNSTRLYDGKMITPRGYQRKYTLSAEKQKLAPHQRLREENEPWALHSVAPDIQKENPGSESEAPTIRTSSRDMAEEALSRLLGTSPEAAPVAAAGFVQEAIFEFSVSPGVANKKLSAKQMLLLAEIVGEEGSIEYTPHHQMLISVPTTDPEHITRRLVEAGMLIQPVGDVLTIKACDFCDGEKTDSIPYAEQIQHVLGGISMPKETKVGINGCGMACYGAVTEDIGLVFRKGKFDLFLGAKTVGRNAHVGQPVAEGIEPAEIVGLLERIVHKYKEEGHPNERFHKFFKRVKEIEGFTYREAPVQVLVDAVCGD; this comes from the coding sequence ATGAAAGCAAACAAAAAATGGGGTGATCGTATGGATAAAAAAAGCGGAAAAGTACTGATTATCGGATTTGGACCGGGAAGCTTCGAACATATTACCCAGCGGGCTCGCGAGGCCATTGAAGAGTGTGAAATCATCCTTGGTTATACGACATACGTTGATTTGATCCGGGGCCTGCTGCGAGAAGACCAGACCGTAATTCAGGCGGGAATGACTGAAGAGGTAGGACGCGCCCAAGAAGCGGTACGCCAAGCGGAAAAAGGCAAGATCGTCGGTGTTATCTCCAGCGGAGATGCGGGTGTATATGGTATGGCCGGTCTGGTATATGAAGTGTTGATGGAGCAGGGCTGGACAGAGAAGGAAGGGATCGGGGTAGAGGTGATTCCGGGCATTTCGGCCATTAATTCCTGCGCGTCCTTGTTAGGTGCGCCGATCATGCATGATGCTTGTACGATCAGCCTCAGTGATCACCTGACACCGTGGGAGTTGATTGCCAGACGTGTGGAAGCGGCCGGACAAGCAGATTTTGTCATTGCGCTGTACAATCCAAAAAGCGGACGCAGAACACGTCAGATCGAAGAGACGCAGCGTATTTTATTGAAGTACAGATCACCGGATACACCGGTTGGCCTGGTGAAGAGCGCTTACCGCGAGCGTCAGTCCGTAGTCATTACAGATCTTGCCCATATGCTTGATCACGATATCGGCATGCTTACTACGGTAGTGATCGGTAACAATTCTACACGCCTGTATGATGGAAAAATGATTACCCCGCGCGGCTATCAGCGCAAATATACATTAAGTGCGGAAAAACAAAAGCTGGCTCCCCATCAGCGTCTGCGGGAAGAGAATGAACCGTGGGCATTGCATAGCGTAGCGCCGGATATACAAAAAGAGAACCCTGGATCTGAATCTGAAGCTCCAACGATACGGACTTCTTCCCGTGATATGGCAGAGGAGGCCTTAAGCCGCCTGCTTGGCACTTCACCTGAAGCGGCTCCTGTAGCAGCGGCCGGATTTGTGCAGGAGGCAATTTTCGAATTTTCCGTCTCGCCCGGTGTAGCCAATAAGAAGCTGAGTGCCAAGCAAATGCTGCTGCTTGCCGAAATTGTCGGGGAAGAAGGAAGCATAGAATATACGCCGCACCATCAGATGCTCATCAGCGTCCCGACCACCGACCCGGAGCACATCACCCGTAGGCTTGTGGAAGCTGGGATGCTCATCCAGCCTGTCGGCGATGTATTAACCATTAAGGCTTGTGATTTCTGTGACGGAGAGAAGACGGATTCCATTCCATATGCAGAGCAGATTCAGCATGTATTAGGGGGAATCAGCATGCCGAAAGAGACCAAGGTCGGCATTAACGGCTGCGGTATGGCATGCTACGGCGCGGTAACAGAAGATATCGGTCTCGTCTTTAGAAAAGGCAAGTTCGATCTATTCCTTGGTGCCAAAACGGTTGGCCGTAATGCCCATGTAGGCCAACCTGTAGCCGAAGGGATTGAACCGGCAGAGATTGTTGGTCTGCTTGAGCGCATTGTGCACAAATACAAGGAAGAAGGACACCCGAATGAACGCTTCCACAAATTCTTTAAGCGGGTGAAAGAGATCGAAGGCTTCACCTACCGGGAAGCGCCGGTTCAAGTCTTAGTAGACGCGGTCTGTGGAGACTAA
- a CDS encoding TPM domain-containing protein, whose translation MRKGIMYGFLVSFIAIFFTSVIASAAAPIQIPRPVGDIYVQDQAAILTPEEKNALRQYGRRLDQRTTAQVAVLTVDSTEPASINQYATAAFRKYGLGDPKKNNGVLLVVAVQDRKIYVEVGYGLEGALPDGKVGRILDDYAVPYLKEDRPNVAVTETYKVLINEVAKEYNVADQLQVPATPYTNQESDQLAWWDALPSWVKVVFVIGLVFLIYIDMKYFGGTITYAILSLLRSGRNGGGGGGGSAGGRGGSSGGGGAGRSW comes from the coding sequence ATGCGCAAGGGAATAATGTATGGCTTCCTGGTTAGTTTTATCGCTATATTTTTTACGAGCGTTATCGCCAGTGCGGCAGCTCCTATACAGATTCCACGTCCGGTAGGAGACATCTATGTACAGGATCAGGCCGCTATTCTTACCCCGGAAGAAAAAAACGCGTTGCGTCAATATGGAAGGCGTCTCGATCAACGTACCACTGCGCAAGTAGCTGTGCTTACAGTGGATTCGACGGAGCCTGCCTCCATCAATCAATACGCGACGGCGGCCTTTCGCAAGTACGGTCTTGGCGACCCTAAGAAGAATAACGGGGTGCTGCTTGTGGTAGCCGTCCAAGATCGGAAAATCTATGTGGAAGTAGGATATGGGTTAGAGGGTGCGCTTCCTGATGGAAAGGTGGGACGCATTTTGGATGACTACGCCGTTCCCTACCTGAAAGAAGACCGGCCGAATGTAGCTGTAACGGAAACATATAAGGTACTGATCAATGAGGTGGCAAAGGAATACAATGTCGCAGACCAGTTGCAGGTACCCGCTACTCCGTATACGAATCAGGAGTCTGATCAATTAGCTTGGTGGGATGCGCTGCCGTCCTGGGTGAAGGTTGTCTTTGTGATTGGCCTTGTATTTCTTATCTATATTGATATGAAATATTTTGGCGGAACCATAACCTATGCCATTTTATCGTTACTCCGCTCTGGAAGGAACGGCGGTGGAGGCGGTGGTGGTTCTGCCGGAGGTAGGGGAGGCTCCTCGGGAGGTGGGGGAGCTGGCCGTAGTTGGTAG
- a CDS encoding right-handed parallel beta-helix repeat-containing protein produces the protein MKQYIVFFISFFLLFGFGLSNEAKAGTVNTMDIQNVYMDIRDFGAKANDQADDSAAIMSAIQKADQAGGGTVFLPAGTYQVSAIKATVRNPISIVGEPGTVLDGKRSTQPTLVSIGGTRQESAPLTTNAVKGSHTINTALSIAPGDIVLLHSTDLFNPARSYYYRGELAEVQSVAGNDITLTNPLFDTYNAASTVVYKLTMPKISITNLMIERDSSHAGLIVQYAKDVQINNVEVAGARERGIGVAYAYGGTLEKNEASDCWYEGSGTSYGLSIASSQHLMVKNNWFHGGRHGLSLGGQEPTRDITITQNVIDNYEKSRVGALNTHENVEYINVSQNEILNGVSTVGDYLTFENNNITTRVDYPGIIVKQNWNSDQLVFRNNKITAPDHFGILLETYLPSLEVQQVLIEGNTIRSKSAGIGIKPRTETATDTKIKNLIIRNNNIVSSIDSAISIRNYKQTPIEVTNMTVEGGTYTSTANKGIFAQIAPTSGQVAVNGATIRTDKNTEYGMMLIHFKRIAIDASRIEGPATLGNSSFFQYADNVVITNSKLSNWSYKNGIRTLNVAQIQMENNTYENTPF, from the coding sequence ATGAAGCAATACATTGTATTTTTCATCTCATTTTTCTTACTTTTTGGCTTTGGCTTGTCAAACGAAGCAAAAGCGGGAACAGTAAATACTATGGACATACAAAATGTATACATGGATATACGAGATTTTGGCGCAAAAGCAAATGATCAGGCAGACGATTCGGCTGCCATTATGAGCGCGATCCAAAAAGCGGATCAGGCAGGTGGAGGGACGGTATTTCTTCCGGCCGGTACATACCAGGTCTCTGCGATCAAAGCGACCGTACGCAACCCCATCTCTATTGTGGGCGAGCCCGGTACCGTACTGGACGGTAAGCGTTCCACCCAACCTACTCTAGTAAGCATCGGCGGCACAAGACAAGAATCCGCCCCATTAACAACCAATGCAGTCAAAGGCAGCCATACGATCAACACAGCCCTTTCCATCGCCCCTGGAGATATCGTCTTACTTCACTCTACCGATCTATTCAACCCAGCACGCAGCTATTATTATCGTGGTGAGCTGGCTGAGGTTCAATCCGTCGCAGGCAATGACATTACATTAACCAATCCGTTATTCGACACCTACAATGCAGCTTCTACCGTTGTCTATAAACTCACCATGCCAAAAATTAGTATCACAAATCTTATGATTGAGCGTGACTCTTCTCATGCCGGTCTCATCGTACAATATGCAAAGGATGTGCAGATCAATAATGTTGAAGTGGCCGGCGCCCGAGAACGCGGAATCGGTGTCGCATATGCATACGGCGGTACATTAGAGAAGAATGAGGCGAGCGATTGCTGGTATGAAGGAAGCGGGACAAGCTATGGCCTAAGCATCGCGTCTTCTCAGCATCTTATGGTTAAAAATAACTGGTTCCATGGCGGACGCCACGGCCTCTCGCTTGGCGGACAGGAGCCAACGCGCGATATCACAATTACACAGAACGTTATTGATAACTATGAAAAGTCACGAGTTGGCGCATTGAATACCCATGAAAATGTAGAATACATCAACGTATCGCAGAATGAAATACTAAACGGTGTCTCCACTGTCGGCGACTATCTTACATTTGAGAATAATAACATTACAACACGCGTGGATTATCCCGGCATTATTGTAAAGCAGAACTGGAACAGCGACCAATTGGTGTTTCGTAATAATAAGATTACGGCTCCTGATCACTTTGGCATTCTATTAGAGACGTATCTGCCGTCCCTTGAAGTTCAACAGGTACTGATCGAAGGAAACACGATCCGCTCTAAATCAGCAGGAATTGGCATTAAGCCCCGCACAGAGACAGCGACGGACACCAAAATCAAGAACCTAATCATTCGAAACAACAACATCGTCTCTTCCATCGACAGTGCGATCTCGATTCGAAACTATAAACAAACGCCGATTGAAGTAACGAATATGACAGTAGAGGGCGGTACATATACATCGACCGCCAATAAAGGAATCTTCGCCCAAATCGCTCCTACTTCCGGACAAGTTGCGGTAAATGGTGCTACGATTCGGACAGATAAGAATACAGAATACGGAATGATGCTGATTCACTTCAAACGCATTGCCATTGATGCATCACGTATCGAAGGTCCGGCAACGTTAGGAAATTCCAGCTTCTTTCAATATGCCGATAACGTAGTAATTACCAACAGTAAGCTCAGTAACTGGAGCTACAAAAACGGCATTCGGACCCTCAATGTAGCGCAAATACAAATGGAAAACAATACGTATGAGAACACTCCTTTCTAA
- a CDS encoding sirohydrochlorin chelatase, with translation MQAVLFVGHGSRDPQGNEEVLRFVEGMKKHIAVPIIETCFLEFEAPNMLQGLTTCVERGATKVAVIPMMLFAAGHSKIHIPAAIDEAKAKYPHVQFIYGRPIGIHDEVFRILASRLTEIGVDIEKEAEDTAVLVVGRGSSDPDANSDVCKLSRMLWERLHVKWVETCFIGVTQPSVEEGIERSLTLGAKKIIMIPYLLFTGILMKRMEDKLAHFRSTYEDREFLMTDYIGFHPGLQTVFLDRIAETLEDEVKMNCDTCQYRLFAVEHMDLHHDHDHDHGHSHHLHDHAHEHHHHAGEKEHV, from the coding sequence ATGCAGGCGGTATTGTTTGTAGGACACGGAAGCCGGGACCCACAGGGAAATGAAGAAGTGCTTCGCTTCGTAGAGGGCATGAAGAAACATATAGCAGTACCGATTATCGAGACGTGCTTTCTTGAATTCGAGGCGCCGAATATGCTGCAAGGATTGACCACTTGTGTAGAACGGGGAGCGACGAAGGTCGCTGTGATTCCAATGATGTTATTTGCAGCCGGGCATTCGAAAATTCATATTCCGGCGGCGATTGACGAAGCGAAGGCAAAATATCCGCATGTACAGTTTATTTATGGCCGTCCTATCGGTATTCATGATGAAGTATTTCGCATCCTAGCTTCCCGCCTTACGGAAATAGGTGTGGATATTGAGAAGGAAGCGGAAGATACTGCCGTATTGGTCGTTGGACGTGGCAGCAGTGACCCGGATGCCAATAGCGATGTATGCAAGCTCTCAAGAATGCTGTGGGAACGCCTTCATGTGAAATGGGTGGAGACGTGCTTTATCGGGGTGACACAGCCGTCGGTAGAAGAAGGGATCGAGCGCAGCCTCACGTTAGGTGCCAAGAAAATCATCATGATTCCGTATTTGTTGTTTACAGGCATTCTGATGAAGCGCATGGAAGATAAGCTGGCACATTTCCGCAGTACATATGAAGATCGTGAGTTTCTTATGACAGACTACATCGGATTTCATCCAGGCTTGCAGACAGTATTTCTCGATCGGATTGCAGAGACGCTTGAGGATGAAGTGAAGATGAATTGTGATACATGCCAATACCGACTGTTTGCAGTTGAGCATATGGATCTGCATCATGACCACGATCATGATCACGGGCATTCACATCACCTGCATGATCATGCGCACGAACATCATCATCATGCAGGTGAAAAAGAACATGTCTAA
- a CDS encoding energy-coupling factor ABC transporter substrate-binding protein produces the protein MNKSKGWLNIVLVLSVIALIALPLLLIKDSEFGGADGAAEEAIGEVAPTYEPWSEPLFELPGGETESLLFALQAAIGAGIIGYGIGYYKGRSLKRDQLDEDSA, from the coding sequence ATGAACAAATCAAAAGGTTGGTTAAATATCGTGCTTGTCCTTAGTGTCATCGCGCTGATTGCGCTTCCGCTTCTGCTCATCAAGGATTCTGAATTTGGAGGCGCAGATGGAGCGGCGGAGGAAGCCATCGGTGAAGTAGCACCGACTTACGAGCCGTGGAGTGAGCCATTGTTTGAGCTACCGGGCGGTGAGACGGAGAGTCTTTTGTTTGCTCTGCAGGCTGCGATTGGAGCCGGTATTATCGGGTATGGCATCGGTTATTATAAGGGCCGGTCTTTAAAGCGAGACCAGTTGGATGAAGATTCAGCTTGA